The Pricia mediterranea genome includes a window with the following:
- a CDS encoding ABC transporter permease, which yields MAKRTTYWWNKWTGAAIVILLLVLTPIFTILVKLFDRPGEHWQHIASTLLPSYFGDSILLLLGVGSLTFLIGVSMAWLVSVYDFPGRRYFEWLLILPLAFPSYMMGYSYVGILEYTGPVQAFFRNTLDIHFTGAIIDIMNLPGAIFILSVSLFPYVYVICRASFMRQSTAMQEAALLLGSNRMQMFTKIALPMARPAVAGGIALVGMEVLNDYGTVKYFGVNTFTTGIFRAWFSFGDINTAIYLSAILTVMVLVLIWLENIQRGGRNWNVGRGSSKPAIRIRPQRKGTRGLYTALCLAVLSISFIFPLAQLFYWVSLTWRDVVDAEFGILIFRSFSLAIGSAVAIAVISIFLLYATRLSPLRWTKHIARTASLGYAIPGAVIAVGVMIPMMELDRSIKWAVSDQFGMILSGTLFILVVAYIVRFMAVGYNAIDAGFQKTGASVNEVARSLGASPLRTLWKIDLPLIKNSIAGAVLLAFVDILKELPLTLILRPFNFHTLATKAFDMATNEMIAESANASLVVVLTGVVPIILLNNALSQRHGKAKKTQPRVI from the coding sequence ATGGCGAAAAGAACCACGTATTGGTGGAATAAATGGACGGGCGCGGCAATTGTAATATTGCTATTGGTATTGACCCCGATCTTTACCATTCTGGTCAAACTTTTTGACAGGCCCGGGGAACACTGGCAGCATATTGCTTCGACTTTATTACCCTCCTATTTTGGCGATTCCATCCTTTTACTGCTCGGGGTAGGCTCCCTCACTTTTCTTATCGGGGTAAGCATGGCGTGGTTGGTCTCTGTGTACGACTTTCCGGGCCGTAGGTATTTTGAATGGCTTCTCATACTTCCTTTGGCGTTTCCCTCTTACATGATGGGCTATAGCTATGTGGGGATTTTGGAGTATACCGGACCAGTGCAGGCGTTTTTCCGGAATACGCTAGACATTCATTTTACAGGGGCGATCATCGATATCATGAACTTGCCCGGTGCCATTTTTATTCTTTCCGTAAGTCTGTTCCCTTACGTCTATGTAATTTGTAGGGCCTCTTTTATGCGGCAGTCCACCGCCATGCAAGAGGCGGCACTTCTTTTGGGCAGTAATCGGATGCAGATGTTCACCAAGATCGCCCTGCCCATGGCGCGCCCGGCAGTAGCAGGTGGAATCGCCCTGGTGGGCATGGAGGTTCTGAATGACTACGGCACGGTGAAATACTTCGGGGTGAATACGTTTACCACGGGAATCTTTAGGGCCTGGTTTTCCTTCGGGGATATCAATACGGCCATATATCTGTCCGCCATATTGACCGTGATGGTCTTGGTACTCATCTGGTTGGAAAATATACAGAGGGGCGGTCGTAATTGGAACGTTGGTCGCGGAAGTTCCAAGCCGGCCATTCGGATCAGGCCCCAACGTAAAGGTACACGAGGCTTGTACACGGCGCTTTGCTTGGCGGTCTTATCGATCAGCTTTATATTTCCGCTGGCCCAGCTTTTTTATTGGGTGTCCCTAACCTGGCGGGACGTGGTGGATGCCGAATTCGGTATCTTGATTTTCAGGAGTTTCTCCCTGGCCATCGGTTCGGCAGTGGCCATTGCCGTGATTTCCATATTTTTATTGTACGCCACCCGTTTAAGTCCGCTGCGGTGGACGAAACATATCGCTCGAACAGCTTCCTTGGGCTATGCCATTCCCGGTGCGGTTATTGCGGTAGGAGTAATGATTCCCATGATGGAACTCGATCGTTCGATCAAATGGGCGGTATCGGACCAGTTCGGGATGATTTTATCGGGAACATTGTTTATCTTAGTCGTGGCGTATATTGTTCGGTTTATGGCCGTTGGATATAATGCTATCGATGCAGGTTTTCAAAAGACCGGGGCTTCGGTAAACGAGGTAGCGAGATCTTTAGGTGCATCCCCTTTAAGGACGCTTTGGAAAATTGATTTGCCTTTGATAAAGAACAGCATAGCCGGAGCGGTGCTCTTGGCGTTCGTGGATATCCTAAAAGAGCTTCCGCTGACCTTGATTTTGCGGCCTTTCAACTTCCATACCTTGGCTACCAAAGCCTTTGATATGGCGACCAATGAGATGATAGCAGAATCGGCGAATGCATCATTGGTGGTGGTTTTGACAGGGGTAGTGCCTATCATTCTATT
- a CDS encoding Fe(3+) ABC transporter substrate-binding protein, producing MKTTLRFGLILSLTTLFFACGESPKSKSEEVVNVYTHRHYKADDELFSQFTEETGIKVNIVNASADELIQRLETEGADSKADILITVDAGRLYRAQSKDLLQPVSSEILEANIAPEFREKEGHWYGMTYRARIIAYAKDRVDPEEIKTYEDLTDPKWEDKVLIRSSENIYNQSLLASIILAEGEEKAKAWAEGIVANMARDPKGGDRDQVKAIASGEGDVAVVNTYYIGLLLNDENEEERKAGESVGVIFPNQDGRGTHINISGIGVTKHAPNKENAIALMEFLSEEKAQQTLANVNYEYPINPKAEKASILKTWGDFKTDSVPFSKLGEYNSQAVKIFDEAGWK from the coding sequence ATGAAAACTACCCTAAGGTTCGGCTTGATCCTAAGCCTGACAACATTATTTTTTGCATGTGGCGAATCCCCGAAATCGAAATCCGAGGAAGTAGTTAACGTGTACACCCATCGCCATTACAAGGCCGATGATGAACTTTTTTCCCAATTTACCGAAGAGACCGGTATAAAGGTCAATATCGTGAACGCCAGTGCCGATGAACTGATCCAACGTTTGGAAACGGAAGGGGCGGACTCCAAAGCGGATATCTTGATTACCGTAGACGCGGGCCGGCTCTATCGCGCACAGTCAAAGGACTTATTGCAGCCGGTTAGTTCCGAAATTTTGGAAGCCAATATTGCGCCGGAGTTTCGGGAGAAAGAGGGCCACTGGTACGGGATGACTTACCGGGCCAGGATTATCGCCTACGCTAAAGACCGCGTAGATCCCGAAGAAATCAAGACCTATGAAGACCTGACCGATCCGAAATGGGAGGATAAAGTATTGATCCGTTCCTCCGAAAATATCTATAACCAATCCTTATTGGCCTCGATTATTTTGGCCGAAGGGGAGGAGAAGGCCAAGGCGTGGGCTGAAGGTATAGTGGCGAATATGGCCAGGGACCCGAAGGGCGGTGATAGAGACCAAGTAAAAGCAATTGCTTCCGGGGAAGGAGATGTCGCCGTGGTGAATACGTATTATATCGGACTGTTGCTCAACGATGAGAACGAGGAAGAGCGCAAGGCGGGGGAGAGCGTAGGCGTTATTTTCCCAAACCAGGACGGAAGAGGTACCCATATCAATATCAGTGGGATCGGGGTGACCAAACATGCCCCGAACAAAGAAAATGCCATAGCGCTGATGGAGTTTCTTTCGGAAGAAAAAGCCCAGCAGACCTTGGCCAACGTAAACTACGAATACCCGATCAACCCGAAGGCCGAAAAGGCGTCCATTTTGAAGACCTGGGGCGATTTTAAAACGGACTCCGTACCGTTCTCCAAGCTAGGGGAATACAATAGCCAAGCGGTCAAAATTTTTGACGAGGCGGGTTGGAAATAA
- a CDS encoding glycoside hydrolase family 10 protein → MNKHLCLALLLSLMLGSCTVFRSIPQPEREFRGFWVATVVNIDWPKSGADPIAKKKADFLKILDFYDRLNFNAAIVQVRTAGDAFYESDYAPWSRFLTGEEGKAPDTDASILRWMIGETHARGMEFHAWLNPYRATFDLNTDILSPEHDYHLHPEWMLKYGKKYYYDPGLPEVRERMVSVIDELVANFDIDAVHFDDYFYPYTIEGEVFGDSTSFEKYGSEGQALEDWRRSNMDLLIKNSYETIKARKPWVQFGVSPFGVWKNRSTDPKGSDTQAGQTTFDNLYADPILWMEKGWLDYLVPQVYWSMDLPVASHRKITEWWAQNSTNSNLYIGNGPYKIRNNSDKAWDNKNELPEQLRFARNTRAVKGNVFFSAKSLMDDNADLVKKLRRKYYRREALPPASPWMQGPASAPIVLSSIQKTNDGIALSFEDVAPYRFVTVHPTGRKAKSHYSLKRMLAKFPVENSGPIVLPKKILGKRKRVALIFIDRFGRTSEPKCIDLKE, encoded by the coding sequence ATGAACAAACACCTTTGTCTCGCCCTGCTGCTTTCCCTGATGCTGGGTTCTTGCACGGTTTTTAGATCCATCCCGCAACCGGAACGGGAGTTCCGCGGGTTCTGGGTAGCGACGGTGGTCAATATCGATTGGCCCAAGAGCGGTGCCGACCCCATCGCCAAAAAGAAAGCGGACTTTCTGAAGATACTCGATTTTTACGACCGCCTCAACTTTAATGCGGCCATCGTGCAGGTGCGCACGGCGGGAGATGCTTTTTATGAATCCGACTACGCTCCGTGGTCGCGGTTCTTGACCGGAGAGGAAGGCAAGGCTCCCGATACCGATGCAAGTATCTTGCGGTGGATGATCGGGGAGACCCACGCCAGGGGAATGGAATTCCACGCCTGGCTGAATCCCTATCGGGCGACCTTTGATCTGAATACGGATATTTTGAGTCCCGAGCACGATTACCACCTTCATCCGGAGTGGATGCTTAAATACGGCAAGAAATACTACTACGACCCCGGTCTGCCCGAGGTGCGCGAGCGGATGGTCTCGGTCATCGACGAGCTGGTAGCCAACTTCGATATCGACGCGGTACACTTCGATGATTATTTTTATCCCTATACCATCGAGGGAGAGGTATTCGGCGATTCGACGAGCTTCGAAAAGTACGGTTCCGAAGGGCAGGCCCTTGAGGATTGGCGGCGAAGTAATATGGACTTGCTGATCAAAAACAGCTATGAAACCATAAAGGCCCGAAAGCCCTGGGTACAATTTGGTGTGAGTCCCTTTGGCGTTTGGAAGAACCGGTCCACCGATCCAAAGGGCTCGGACACCCAGGCGGGGCAGACCACCTTCGATAACCTTTACGCCGACCCGATACTCTGGATGGAAAAGGGCTGGCTCGATTATCTGGTGCCGCAGGTGTACTGGAGCATGGACCTGCCCGTCGCCTCTCATCGGAAGATAACGGAGTGGTGGGCCCAAAACAGCACCAACTCCAACCTGTACATCGGCAACGGACCGTATAAAATCCGGAACAATAGCGACAAAGCCTGGGACAACAAGAACGAATTGCCCGAACAGCTACGCTTTGCCCGAAATACGCGGGCCGTGAAGGGCAATGTCTTTTTCAGTGCCAAAAGCCTAATGGATGATAATGCCGATCTGGTCAAAAAGCTGCGCCGGAAGTATTATAGGAGGGAAGCCCTCCCTCCCGCATCCCCTTGGATGCAAGGTCCGGCAAGCGCTCCCATCGTCTTGTCGTCTATCCAAAAAACGAACGATGGTATCGCCCTTAGTTTTGAGGATGTAGCGCCGTACCGATTTGTGACGGTACATCCTACCGGAAGGAAAGCCAAGTCGCACTATTCCCTAAAAAGGATGCTCGCCAAATTTCCGGTGGAGAATAGCGGGCCGATTGTCCTTCCCAAAAAAATCTTGGGAAAACGGAAACGGGTGGCGCTGATCTTTATCGATCGGTTCGGGCGCACATCCGAACCGAAATGTATAGATCTGAAGGAGTAG